The following is a genomic window from uncultured Fretibacterium sp..
GTCTTTCAGGATTAGTATAGCATATTCAATCCTTCTCTAAGGCGATTTGGTATAAAAACCTACCTATTTGCTAGTGTACCACAAGCAAATAGAGGTAAATGGAAGCAAAAATAAAACGCTTTTTAGACGCAAAAAAATAAATTCTAAATAACATAATATGTCTTGATTTTAAGTCCTCAAAGGATATAATAGACCTGTCCACGAACTTTGCCAAAAAAGCGTTTAAGAGTTATTCTTTAGGACATGAATAACTTGAAAAGATGCTGTCGATTTTGGAAGATGCTTACAAACGACTACATTTCAAGGGGGGAAGTCCGCTTAAGCGCTTATCTGTTTTAGATAAGCTGATAATTACTTTGGAATACTATCGAGAGTATCGCACTATGCGACATATCGCCTTTGACTATGGAGTATCGAAAAGTATGGTCCATAAACATCGTTAGTGGACAGGTCTAATGAACAATACTACCTCCTTGCGCATCGACACCAATACATAGGGGCCGGTATAAACACGGTACGAAGCTTTTTTATAAAAGCTCCCGGACGGAAGCAGGGCAGCGTCCGTCCGGGATACAGGTCAGCCTCTCAATGCTCTTGGACCATCCTCCGACACCTTGAAGCGGGACAGCGCATCCTTCAGACTCTGCGCAAAGCCCGAAAGGCCATCCGCCTGTTTGGTCATATCCTCCGACACACGCGTGGTCTCGTCCGCGGCCGTCTGGATATGCTCCATGCTCTGGAGGATATCCACCGTCGTCTTCGTCGAGTTGTCGATGCCCGAGGCAATCTCGCGGCTCGATGCCGCCTGCTCCTCCGCCACCGCAGCGATGCTCTGGATACGGTCGTTTGCCTTGTCTATCTGACTCATCGCGTCGCTCAGGGACTCCTTGGCGCCGTCCGCTTTTTTCATCGTCGCCGTCAGCAGCTCCGAGGACTGCGTGCTTGAATCCATCGTCTCACGGGCTCCTGTTTGAAGCGTGTCGATAAGACCCCTGACGCTGCTTGCCGCGCGCCCCGACTCCTCGGCCAGTTTTCGGACCTCCTCCGCAACCACAGCGAACCCGCGCCCTGCCTCGCCGGCACGTGCCGCTTCGATTGCCGCGTTCAAAGCCAGAAGGTTCGTCTGGTCCGCTATGGAGGTGATCACACCGACAAATCCGCTGATCTGCTCGACGGAGCTCACCAGATCCTGCAGTTTTTCCCCGCTCTCCTCGGATTTCTTGAACAGGAGCTCCATATCCTGGATCGTCTCTTGAACCGTCTCCACCGCATGGTTTGAGATCTGCGTGGTGTGAGAGATGAACTCCGCACAGTCCGTAGCCGCTTGGGCCGCGGTCATCGACGCCGCTGACATCTCCTCGGTGCCTGCGTTGCTCTCCTGGAGCGACGCCGAGTTGGACTCGCAAAGCGCCACAACGCTCTCTATCGCGGTCTTTGCCTCCCGAATGTAATCGCTGTTCTGATTCGACGAGTTCCGGACCGTATCCGCGCTCTCCGCAACCTGGCCGGCTATTGAAACGATCTCCGTCATCGCGGCACGCTGCGCCCCGATCATCTCCGCCAGGGCATCGGCGAGCTTGCCCATCTCATCCCGGCTCTCCCTGCCGAAGTCCCCACGCAGGATCGTCAGATCGCCCTTCTTCGCACGATCCGCCAGAAGGACGATCCGTTTCAACGGCACGGTAATGATACGACTGATCAAAAACGCGATCAGCAAACCCGCCACAACCGCTACAACCGTCAAAGAAAGCAACGTCAGGATGGCGGAACTCAGGCTATCCGTCGATTCTTTTGAGATCGTCCGAACCCGATTCTGCGATATGTCGTAAATTTTATCGATGCTCTCGGTCAGACCGTCGCTGTAGGTTTGTCGGGAGTTATGGAGTTCGTTCAGCTGCCTGTATTGAATTACCGCTGCCTTTATGTCGTTCGAAAAGTCATTCAGGCGCGGCAGTACCTTTCCCAACTCCTCTTTGATGTTGCCCCGCGTCGATTCGGAAAACAATTTTTCGGTCTGCTGGCACATCGCCTCCACCATGGGCAGGATATTGTTCATCGCCTCAACGTCA
Proteins encoded in this region:
- a CDS encoding methyl-accepting chemotaxis protein is translated as MFHNVKLSMKLALGFGLVLLVFVIAVMISRLQIGRVEEDSRFLNKVTDVQNLMSELESDIARARFEVRDYMYSENPNSLKRAREVLAEARARIEEGKRMYASDPRLLALKSLPDMDAPLDQYSKNVEAVASLTEAKQKNLQGLTAASVALLEGLERVSDLQYQSANLEAEAGDTEKLKRRFERIHVVESLLIQTGEVRRAYYRAAVNRDVEAMNNILPMVEAMCQQTEKLFSESTRGNIKEELGKVLPRLNDFSNDIKAAVIQYRQLNELHNSRQTYSDGLTESIDKIYDISQNRVRTISKESTDSLSSAILTLLSLTVVAVVAGLLIAFLISRIITVPLKRIVLLADRAKKGDLTILRGDFGRESRDEMGKLADALAEMIGAQRAAMTEIVSIAGQVAESADTVRNSSNQNSDYIREAKTAIESVVALCESNSASLQESNAGTEEMSAASMTAAQAATDCAEFISHTTQISNHAVETVQETIQDMELLFKKSEESGEKLQDLVSSVEQISGFVGVITSIADQTNLLALNAAIEAARAGEAGRGFAVVAEEVRKLAEESGRAASSVRGLIDTLQTGARETMDSSTQSSELLTATMKKADGAKESLSDAMSQIDKANDRIQSIAAVAEEQAASSREIASGIDNSTKTTVDILQSMEHIQTAADETTRVSEDMTKQADGLSGFAQSLKDALSRFKVSEDGPRALRG